ACACCTCTTTGTATTTCCAAAATTTCTTTAACCCATTTGGGCATAGTATCTGGCGAGTTGCCGGTGGGTTGTTTGTAATACCAATGGGCGGAAATTCCGTATAAAGATTCTTCATGCATTTTATGAGTACGTATTTGGAACTCCGTTGATTTACCTTCAAGTCCAAAAACTGTAGTGTGAATACTACGGTAGCCATTTGGTTTTGGTACGGCAATATAATCTTTAAAACGCGCGTAATTTGGTCTCCAAATAGAATGCACCACTCCTAGGCTTTTATAACAGTCCGCCACATTATCAACAACAATACGCAGGGCAAAAACGTCATGGATTTCATCAAAAGCACGATTTTTAATCTGCATCTTTTGCCAGATACTATATAAATGCTTAAAACGTCCTTCTAGCTCATGTTTAATACCTTCTTGGAGGAGCTTTGTGCCAGCAATTTCTTTCATTTGGGCAATGTATTCTTTAAGCTCGGCTTTTCTTTCTATCTCATAACGTTGTCTTAGTTTCTCATATTCTTTGGGATGGAGCTCTTTAAAGCAGAGATCTTCCATTTGCCATTTTAAGCTGGAGATACCTAAAAGTCCGGCAATTGGCGCATAGATTTCCAAAGTTTCCTGGGCAATCCTTTTTCTTTTGTCTTTAACTAGTCCGCGTAGAGTTCTTAGGTTATGAAGACGATCTGCGAATTTAATTAAAATAACTCTCGGATCTTCAGCCATGGCCAAAAACATTTTCCTAAGATTTTCTCTATATCTTTTTATACCTCTATATTTTATTTTACCTAGCTTAGTTATACCCTCTACCAGTTTAGCTATTTCTGGTCCGAAATTTTTTTCAAGGTCTTCTAGTGTTTTATCCGTATCTTCGGGTACATCATGCAATATACCCGCGCAGACAATGGGTAGGTCGGCTTTTATTTCCGAAAGTATATAGGCGGTTTCTAAAGGGTGTTCAATATAAGGCTCACCCGTTAGTCTGGTTTGTTCTTTATGGGCTTCACTGGCAAAACGATAAGCTCGCCGTAGTATCTTAACATCGGCTTCGGGTAAGTAGGTTAAAACGTTGTCAACTATCTGCTTGATTGTCATGGTGGACTTGTGTTATAATTGAAGTAATGATATTATAATTATAAGAGTATTAAACTTCTTAGTCAAACGCATGTCTTTATTTAAGGTAACATTGTCTTGGATTTTTGCCGTTTTATTTTTCGGATTATTTCAGCTAGCGGCTGTTTCGGCCGGTACGCCTGATTTAGGTTTAAATTACGCTGAGCCAATTGGTTTGCCTGGTACTGACCCAAGAATAATTATTGCCAGAATAATCCAAATAGCCTTGGGCTTTTTGGGAATTTTGGCTGTCTCTTTGATAATCTATGCTGGTTTTCTTTGGATGACCTCTAAAGGTGATGAAGAAAAAGTTTCTAAAGCTAAAACTATCTTAAAGAATGGAGTTATTGGTTTAGTGATTATTCTTTCTTCTTTTGCTATTGCTACTTTTGTCTTAAGTCGTTTAATGGCAGCTTTTGGTTCAGGCGGATCTGGTTCAGGCGGACCAGGTGCCGGTGGAGGCTTAGGTGCTTTGGGTAATGGTATAATTGAAAGTGTTTATCCAGAACCCGGAGCCTTAGGGGTACCTCGTAATACCAGTATTATTGTTACTTTTCGTTTACCTATGTCGCCGGGAAGTATTTGTCTTAATGTTGAAAATGATCTTTGTTCTCCGGGAACCAAAATAAGAACCGAGAGTGTACAGATAAGGAATACCACTGATCCAAATAATCCTTCTGAGGCTTTAAGTAATGTTCTTGTTAGCTCTAATGATAACCGTACTTTTGTTTTTCGTCCGGTTGAGCCTTTGGGAGGAAGCCAAAATACCATTTACACCGTTATGTTAACCAATGAAATAAAGACCGCGGCCAACCAAGGAGCTTTTGGTGGTTTGAATAATTTCAGCTGGAGTTTTGAGGTAAGCAATGAATTTGATTTTATGCCTCCAAGAATTCTTGGTCTTAAACTTTTGGATAATAACCCCCCTATAAATGAAAGTCTGGGTATTTTTCCTTTACCAGATAATGAACGCGATGAAATAAG
This genomic window from Patescibacteria group bacterium contains:
- a CDS encoding RelA/SpoT family protein, with the protein product MTIKQIVDNVLTYLPEADVKILRRAYRFASEAHKEQTRLTGEPYIEHPLETAYILSEIKADLPIVCAGILHDVPEDTDKTLEDLEKNFGPEIAKLVEGITKLGKIKYRGIKRYRENLRKMFLAMAEDPRVILIKFADRLHNLRTLRGLVKDKRKRIAQETLEIYAPIAGLLGISSLKWQMEDLCFKELHPKEYEKLRQRYEIERKAELKEYIAQMKEIAGTKLLQEGIKHELEGRFKHLYSIWQKMQIKNRAFDEIHDVFALRIVVDNVADCYKSLGVVHSIWRPNYARFKDYIAVPKPNGYRSIHTTVFGLEGKSTEFQIRTHKMHEESLYGISAHWYYKQPTGNSPDTMPKWVKEILEIQRGVATGQDFITEIKFDVFQDRIFVFTPKGDVHDLPRGATPIDFAYDIHTDIGNKSVASRINNRIAPLDQELKNGDVVEIITDQNRAGPNYDWLSFIKTRRARDKIKQYAKKSRLESIKRFFPGFKK